A genomic window from Acidobacteriota bacterium includes:
- the ggt gene encoding gamma-glutamyltransferase has protein sequence MNPEELTMTLGARSFLFRPRWGLSRAPERARCAVLTLLLAAHLGVTVAAVPPPVHGHGGAVAAEHPLATEVGLDVLRAGGNAADAAVAAALALAVVFPEAGNLGGGGFAVVRFGERVTSLDFRETAPAAATADMYLDESGEPVRERSLVGPLAAGVPGSPAGLFELHRELGALPWAVVVEPARRLALQGFEVDEHLHRVLASHRALLERFPESAAVWLPAGEPPPVGSRLRLPDLADTLKGYAEHGPEAILSGPVAKAVEEVSRRHGGILTAADLEAYRPHWREPVHFQAFGWDVASMSLPSSGGIILGQVSQALEDLGWSEMPRFGAQRAHLMTEMLRRAYADRYLLGDPDTTEAQPAELLAPEHLAAWGRSFDAGQATASRQVRSPAAEPVEGSADTTHLSVIDADGNLVALTTTINGLFGCGLYVPGAGFFLNNEMDDFAAAPGRPNLFGLVQGEANKVRAGRRMLSSMSPTVAWNGEGAAVALGARGGSRIPTNTLQVLLHLIVDGDDLQEAQARPRLHHQWLPDHLEAEPDALAPETRGVLETYGHALQISARTAKVVAVWRGEEGELAAATDPRGTGAGGVLEEPPAEVVAEDDDSGDS, from the coding sequence ATGAACCCCGAGGAGCTCACCATGACTCTAGGAGCCCGGTCGTTCCTTTTCCGCCCCCGCTGGGGGCTCTCCCGGGCCCCGGAGCGGGCGCGGTGCGCCGTGCTCACCCTGCTGTTGGCCGCTCACCTGGGAGTGACGGTGGCGGCGGTGCCGCCGCCGGTGCATGGCCATGGCGGCGCGGTGGCGGCGGAGCACCCCTTGGCGACGGAGGTGGGCCTGGACGTCCTGCGCGCCGGTGGCAACGCCGCAGACGCCGCGGTGGCTGCGGCCCTGGCGCTGGCGGTGGTCTTTCCCGAGGCGGGCAATCTGGGGGGTGGCGGCTTCGCCGTGGTGCGCTTCGGCGAGCGGGTGACCAGCCTCGACTTTCGCGAGACGGCTCCCGCCGCCGCCACCGCCGACATGTACCTCGACGAGAGCGGCGAGCCGGTGCGGGAGCGTTCGTTGGTCGGTCCGCTGGCGGCGGGAGTGCCCGGATCCCCGGCGGGGCTCTTCGAGCTTCACCGCGAGCTCGGCGCCCTGCCCTGGGCGGTGGTGGTGGAACCGGCACGGCGGCTGGCCCTCCAAGGGTTCGAGGTGGACGAGCACCTGCACCGGGTGCTGGCGAGTCATCGGGCTTTGCTGGAGCGCTTCCCGGAGAGCGCGGCGGTCTGGCTGCCCGCTGGTGAGCCCCCTCCGGTGGGCTCACGGCTCCGCCTGCCGGATCTTGCCGACACCCTCAAGGGCTATGCCGAGCACGGTCCCGAGGCCATCCTCAGCGGCCCGGTGGCGAAGGCCGTGGAGGAGGTTTCCCGCCGTCACGGGGGCATCCTCACCGCCGCCGACCTCGAAGCCTACCGCCCCCATTGGCGTGAGCCGGTGCACTTCCAGGCCTTCGGTTGGGACGTCGCCTCCATGTCCTTGCCGTCCTCCGGTGGCATCATCCTGGGGCAGGTCAGCCAGGCCCTCGAGGATTTGGGCTGGTCGGAGATGCCGCGCTTCGGTGCGCAGCGTGCTCACCTGATGACGGAGATGCTGCGCCGCGCCTACGCTGACCGCTATCTGTTGGGCGATCCCGATACCACCGAGGCGCAGCCCGCGGAGTTACTGGCGCCAGAGCACCTGGCGGCGTGGGGCCGATCCTTCGATGCCGGCCAGGCCACCGCCTCCCGCCAGGTGCGTTCCCCGGCCGCCGAGCCGGTGGAAGGCAGCGCCGACACCACCCATCTGTCGGTGATCGACGCCGACGGCAACCTGGTGGCCCTCACCACTACCATCAATGGGCTTTTCGGCTGCGGCCTCTATGTGCCGGGGGCGGGCTTCTTCCTCAACAACGAGATGGACGACTTCGCCGCCGCTCCGGGGCGGCCCAACCTTTTCGGGCTGGTCCAAGGTGAGGCCAACAAAGTGCGCGCCGGCCGGCGCATGCTCTCCTCCATGAGCCCGACGGTGGCGTGGAACGGCGAGGGTGCGGCGGTGGCCTTGGGGGCCCGCGGCGGCTCGCGCATTCCCACCAACACGCTGCAGGTGCTGCTCCACCTCATCGTTGACGGCGATGACCTGCAAGAGGCCCAGGCGCGGCCGCGGCTGCATCATCAATGGTTACCGGACCACCTGGAAGCGGAGCCCGACGCCCTGGCGCCGGAGACCCGGGGCGTGCTCGAAACCTACGGTCACGCTCTCCAGATCAGCGCTCGTACCGCCAAGGTGGTGGCGGTGTGGCGGGGCGAGGAGGGGGAGCTGGCGGCGGCCACCGACCCCCGCGGCACCGGTGCCGGCGGGGTGCTCGAAGAGCCGCCCGCCGAGGTTGTGGCTGAGGACGACGACTCGGGAGATAGCTAG
- a CDS encoding tetratricopeptide repeat protein — MGAADGDHFDDDSMADLIWKLLQEADPEAAAAVRDLCGLCERCDSLLGRFFFRSPVNRPEPNRKALQHRVQRLVRNWLTDNQQEREVAMRLTRELVSHPPARRQLLVRNSETYRTWAVCGELCEISRRLAPQSPRDSVEAAELAVQVAELIDPVAYGPDILEDIRATAQAFRGNSLRVLGDLRSADGAFIAARRHLAAGSGAGVARIQVAELESSLRAAQGRTEAALALLDEVLTLCRRYGDSHRQGRNLIKRAEICRMAGRVVEAVEMLEASRDVIDSSLEPRLEFIIEHTLCFCLIELGRFDEAARLLPDARRLAASVGKYLDGVKVEWLGAKIDAARGRAAAAAMSLREVRDAFLAAGVGFDAALASLELSVLYLERGMTEQVKKLAREMLPLFDSSDLHREAMAALIVFQKAALMDQASVGIALEVQEFLSRARRDRCLSFRGESS; from the coding sequence GTGGGAGCCGCCGATGGAGACCACTTTGACGACGACTCCATGGCGGATTTGATCTGGAAGCTCTTGCAGGAGGCCGATCCTGAGGCCGCGGCGGCGGTGCGCGATCTCTGTGGGTTGTGCGAGCGTTGCGACAGCCTTCTCGGCCGCTTCTTCTTCCGCAGCCCGGTGAACCGGCCCGAGCCCAATCGCAAAGCGTTGCAGCACCGCGTGCAACGCCTGGTGCGCAACTGGCTCACCGACAACCAGCAGGAACGGGAAGTGGCGATGCGTTTGACCCGCGAGCTGGTCAGCCATCCGCCGGCCCGGCGTCAGCTCTTGGTGCGCAACAGCGAGACCTACCGCACCTGGGCGGTGTGCGGCGAGCTGTGCGAGATCAGCCGCCGGCTGGCCCCCCAGAGTCCCCGGGATTCGGTGGAAGCGGCGGAGCTGGCGGTGCAGGTGGCAGAGCTCATCGATCCCGTCGCCTACGGACCGGACATCCTGGAGGACATCCGCGCCACCGCCCAGGCGTTTCGGGGCAACTCCTTGCGGGTGCTGGGAGATCTGCGCTCCGCCGACGGCGCTTTCATCGCTGCCCGCCGCCACCTCGCCGCCGGCAGTGGTGCCGGGGTGGCCCGCATCCAGGTGGCGGAGTTGGAGTCGAGCCTGCGGGCGGCTCAAGGGCGCACGGAGGCAGCGTTGGCGCTGCTCGACGAAGTGCTGACGCTCTGCCGGCGCTATGGCGACTCCCACCGCCAGGGCCGCAACCTGATCAAACGGGCGGAGATTTGCCGCATGGCCGGCCGGGTGGTGGAGGCGGTGGAGATGCTGGAAGCCTCCCGGGACGTCATCGATTCCTCCCTCGAGCCCCGTCTGGAGTTCATCATCGAGCACACCCTGTGCTTTTGCCTCATCGAACTCGGCCGATTCGACGAGGCCGCCCGGCTCTTGCCCGACGCGCGGCGTTTGGCGGCGTCGGTGGGGAAGTACCTCGATGGCGTCAAGGTGGAGTGGTTGGGGGCGAAGATCGACGCTGCCCGCGGCCGAGCGGCGGCGGCGGCCATGAGCCTGCGGGAAGTGCGCGATGCGTTTTTGGCCGCCGGCGTCGGCTTCGATGCAGCTCTGGCATCCCTCGAGCTCTCGGTGCTGTACCTGGAACGGGGGATGACCGAGCAGGTGAAGAAGTTGGCTCGGGAGATGCTGCCGCTCTTCGACAGCAGCGACCTGCATCGGGAAGCCATGGCGGCCCTCATCGTCTTCCAGAAGGCTGCGCTCATGGACCAAGCCAGCGTCGGCATCGCCCTGGAGGTGCAGGAATTCCTCAGCCGGGCTCGGCGGGACCGCTGCCTGTCCTTCCGCGGCGAGAGCTCTTAA
- a CDS encoding S8/S53 family peptidase codes for MISVVRVPRQSSRLAIVFAVLLGLLALAGPAMATDVVRWYRFDGCDPSTSAFSSQQQTPETFACGSLGVYYVGDQGLSYTSACLHQVHGEEAPALYLAQHNPRFMPSAGEWFPCRQGNCFGRRSQPWAAVIDWNQGHGWSVAGTLSAVAGSGLDLMLYPLDAGGSTFDTKGASDLDVLVQLCAVAEYVHQNPSDPPLVVNMSFGRLYDSGISSLFQSRGQVALQDEIHTVLGHLQSQLGIHLVAAAGNHGRLLFPASDSYVMAVGGMDIEEYVDAGTVSKALQAPTAAQALLPAYGLYLKEGTASTYWPVPPGSSYASAFASGWLGGFMADQSLRPSNISLTPSSTLEPVKVSTDYLLVLDSQTLSGSDLPGAAEVAAPVLEHVSSVCNASTLTTVTTSVSSVTPSLPTSSSADLAGSNNLPLPNTRPCVPCHGYQDTPGLRIKLPESEGFPSGQTLAALLLRVGSSYYEITDTSVISDFEDGLIDELLLTGVGSISTGTSVELVYELSLTSYGSFWDSTPVHMHN; via the coding sequence ATGATTTCTGTTGTTCGTGTTCCCCGTCAGTCCTCGCGTCTCGCCATCGTTTTCGCGGTACTCCTCGGTCTCCTGGCCCTCGCCGGCCCGGCCATGGCCACGGATGTCGTGCGCTGGTACCGATTCGACGGCTGTGACCCTTCAACCAGCGCCTTCTCCAGCCAGCAGCAGACGCCGGAGACCTTCGCCTGCGGATCTCTGGGGGTCTACTATGTCGGAGACCAAGGCCTCTCCTACACCAGCGCCTGCCTGCATCAGGTCCATGGTGAGGAAGCTCCGGCGCTCTATCTGGCGCAACACAACCCGCGCTTCATGCCCAGCGCCGGCGAATGGTTTCCGTGCCGTCAAGGCAATTGCTTCGGCCGCCGCAGCCAACCCTGGGCAGCGGTCATCGATTGGAATCAAGGACACGGCTGGAGCGTCGCCGGAACCCTCAGCGCCGTCGCCGGCAGCGGTCTGGACCTGATGCTCTACCCCTTGGACGCCGGAGGCTCTACCTTCGACACGAAGGGAGCCAGCGACCTCGACGTCCTGGTCCAGCTCTGCGCGGTGGCCGAGTATGTCCATCAGAACCCCAGCGACCCACCGCTAGTAGTCAATATGAGCTTCGGCCGTCTTTACGACTCCGGGATCAGTTCGCTCTTCCAGTCCCGAGGTCAGGTCGCGCTGCAGGACGAGATCCACACGGTGCTCGGGCACCTTCAAAGCCAGCTGGGGATCCACCTGGTCGCCGCCGCCGGCAACCACGGGCGCCTGCTCTTCCCGGCTTCCGATTCCTATGTGATGGCGGTGGGCGGAATGGATATCGAGGAATATGTCGACGCCGGCACGGTGAGCAAGGCCCTGCAGGCCCCCACCGCAGCCCAGGCGTTGCTCCCCGCCTACGGTCTCTACCTCAAGGAAGGCACTGCCAGTACCTACTGGCCCGTGCCTCCCGGGTCGTCCTATGCCAGCGCCTTCGCCAGCGGCTGGCTCGGCGGCTTCATGGCGGATCAAAGCCTGCGGCCGTCCAATATCTCGCTGACCCCGAGCTCGACCCTCGAGCCGGTGAAGGTTTCCACCGACTATCTGCTGGTCCTCGACAGTCAGACTCTGTCGGGCTCCGATCTACCCGGTGCTGCCGAAGTGGCGGCTCCGGTGCTGGAGCACGTCTCTTCGGTGTGCAACGCCTCCACCTTGACGACGGTGACCACCTCGGTGTCCAGCGTCACTCCGAGCCTGCCCACCAGCTCCTCCGCGGATCTCGCCGGCAGCAACAACCTGCCCCTCCCCAACACCCGGCCCTGCGTGCCGTGTCACGGCTACCAGGACACCCCGGGGCTGCGCATCAAGCTGCCCGAGTCCGAGGGCTTCCCCTCGGGCCAAACCCTCGCAGCTCTGCTCCTGCGGGTCGGCAGCAGCTATTACGAGATCACGGATACTTCGGTGATCTCGGACTTCGAGGACGGCCTCATCGACGAGCTGCTGCTCACCGGTGTCGGCTCAATCTCCACCGGCACCAGCGTCGAGCTGGTCTACGAGCTGAGTCTGACCTCCTACGGCTCTTTCTGGGATTCCACCCCGGTTCATATGCACAACTAG
- a CDS encoding glycosyltransferase family 39 protein: MKQNPSVHTEGESGGRRLLLTLLPILGLGAFVRFWGLPGQILGGDELHAVRAVLELSFPEILVTYRPQDACLPLSSLYRLLLVSPVPFSEMALRLPILLSSLALVVGGPWLLRRSIPRSTAAVFAFLLAISPIFVLYGRIVRSYAPVVLISFAAVAVFYRWLEAPTRRLAVVYVLLAGLAIYFHLVVTAFVLAPVAFAGLERLATVRREGFTIAALKTRLQPLAALAGGVLGIMALFLIPGWFSLGPMIGEKRQLVLPNADTVAGVIHLQSGSTSNLLAGLFYAVAVAGLWLLLRHRRRLGLYTLTLVLGHAVGMVVLRPLNLHLPPQFTRYNLVLIPILLLWVAAAVTLPWWRGGRGPSRTEQGLRWTACAGLLAALVLTSPLLQTDFRTSEFTHHKDFLGFYGPRGQLAEEDVPKFYLRLAAENRAAENRAAENGTEQGSEAQEEAVLEYPWHTSWRLARTPYILQRIHRRPVYLAPMQRMLWDPRIQIHKMIPGRPRDFLRSPARWLVVFADRGALEDRVDGDHRSPRRGWKLRGREWDWMDREGTAMGQRLNQLWGPPDVADETIQVWDLDRVREQIRD; the protein is encoded by the coding sequence TTGAAGCAAAATCCGTCAGTGCACACCGAGGGCGAGAGCGGCGGCCGGAGGCTGCTGCTGACCCTACTGCCCATCCTGGGCTTGGGAGCTTTCGTGCGCTTCTGGGGGCTGCCGGGCCAGATCCTCGGTGGCGACGAGCTCCACGCCGTGCGCGCCGTGCTCGAGCTCTCCTTCCCGGAGATCCTCGTCACCTACCGGCCCCAGGACGCCTGCCTTCCCCTCTCGTCCCTCTATCGTCTGCTGCTGGTCTCGCCGGTGCCCTTCAGCGAGATGGCGCTGCGGCTGCCCATTCTGCTGTCGTCCCTGGCCCTGGTGGTCGGCGGGCCGTGGCTGCTGCGCCGATCCATCCCCCGCTCCACCGCCGCGGTCTTCGCCTTCCTGCTGGCGATCTCGCCGATCTTCGTGCTCTATGGACGCATCGTCCGCTCTTACGCCCCGGTGGTGCTCATCTCCTTCGCCGCCGTGGCGGTCTTCTATCGCTGGCTGGAGGCTCCCACCCGCCGGCTGGCAGTGGTCTATGTGCTGCTGGCGGGACTAGCCATTTACTTCCATCTGGTGGTCACCGCCTTCGTCCTCGCACCGGTGGCTTTCGCCGGCCTCGAGCGGCTGGCCACCGTCCGGCGCGAGGGCTTCACCATCGCGGCGCTGAAGACCCGGCTGCAGCCCTTGGCGGCCCTGGCCGGAGGCGTGCTGGGCATCATGGCCCTCTTCCTGATCCCGGGCTGGTTCAGCCTCGGACCGATGATCGGCGAGAAGCGTCAGCTGGTGCTGCCCAACGCCGACACCGTCGCCGGCGTGATCCACCTGCAATCCGGCTCCACCTCGAACCTGCTGGCAGGGCTCTTCTACGCCGTGGCCGTCGCCGGACTCTGGCTCCTGCTGCGCCACCGGCGCCGGCTGGGGCTCTACACCCTGACCCTGGTGCTGGGCCATGCCGTGGGCATGGTGGTCTTGCGACCCCTCAACCTGCACTTGCCACCCCAATTCACCCGCTACAACCTGGTGCTGATCCCCATTCTCCTGCTGTGGGTGGCGGCGGCGGTGACGCTGCCGTGGTGGCGCGGCGGAAGAGGCCCCTCCCGCACCGAGCAGGGCCTGCGTTGGACCGCTTGCGCCGGACTGTTGGCCGCGCTGGTGCTCACCAGCCCCCTGCTCCAGACCGACTTCCGCACCAGCGAGTTCACCCACCACAAGGATTTCCTGGGCTTCTACGGCCCTCGGGGGCAGCTGGCCGAGGAGGATGTGCCGAAGTTCTACCTCCGTCTAGCCGCCGAGAACAGGGCCGCCGAAAATAGGGCCGCCGAGAACGGTACCGAGCAGGGCTCCGAGGCCCAGGAGGAGGCGGTGCTGGAGTATCCCTGGCATACCAGCTGGCGGCTCGCCCGCACGCCCTACATCCTGCAGCGCATCCACCGTCGGCCGGTCTATCTGGCCCCCATGCAGCGCATGCTCTGGGATCCGCGCATCCAGATCCACAAGATGATCCCCGGCCGACCCCGGGACTTCCTGCGCAGCCCCGCCCGCTGGCTGGTGGTCTTCGCGGATCGGGGAGCGCTGGAGGACCGGGTGGACGGCGACCACCGCTCTCCCCGGCGGGGATGGAAGCTGCGGGGCCGGGAATGGGATTGGATGGACCGCGAGGGGACCGCCATGGGCCAGCGGCTCAACCAGCTGTGGGGACCGCCGGACGTGGCGGACGAGACGATCCAGGTGTGGGACCTGGATCGCGTCCGGGAGCAGATTCGAGACTAG
- a CDS encoding CHAT domain-containing protein, which yields MKDGPQTGSPRPTVGRPGLLAAGCLGLTALLLGCGDGEPLQLPTVLRGHEEVRLLDDGQAMPVALNAEQPLGLCLEVDPATDTSRWEARLDFGRRPSPDGFQPATARMGRTLCFDALPPPEAAASGRVELCGELVDRFDDRRFRLPCRSLLFSGDGPQHRRLVEELDEVLAASYRTDVFRLAEQLDGLSKRAQEAGWPLLEVRLDLILVHFLTLDGSPRALDEARRRLDALPPWLATPETSARGAQAAYQRALFALDAEQRLGDAWTFLLQAEQRYRRIADPNRFLVTVQQAAILTQVGSRGEAVQRLSMAISDCATMPCDEDLLAHARGELAWLILLDPYALERELQKAETNLLAGLDVLDESRYPLEVANQWINLAYLRVRQGHSPAAELQRAEGLLGQQHPDGEQHDDGDLDGEDLRGEGVGRLLDWAGLVRGVAALDNGVLERAVALCGELAGGNDPQLSAWALSCLGRAHRRAGDLERAAWAFDQALLRHEFGQPEDIDQQLSLAPGQRADDFARAARLEVERGSPEAAWELLARLDLLSADESERRRCREQAEDPEILRRWDEIETESRLLMQQLVELATPAAGQRREQAESIRRQLQERLSQLWRQWPGCRRAPDRQENGLDFRAVALEDEILLLHRLHDGSVKVEKRTDLPREHLVQITGRIEQALSRRDLDDGAWRQLVTPLARALLPRGAADRESSGEPLTFALHGLLQTVPLGALPVLDAGTSADDGGTEDGPRWFASTTTVVLRPAGTRPSSPARPAQDDRPLPEGAPRPVFVVDPRGDLAGAGGLLATYRQLFPEARVLAGREATAEAFRAALPAAAWLHVDAHGLYDSAFPELSAIQLADRPLPLVELAELPTGFRFANLSGCQTGRWPTTADSGRYGVAGLLSRLGVTWVIGSRWDLEDAVAEGFNRSFYQRLAAGDAIPLAHRRALASVQSRFPAVSWAGLLLLGDANSSGANRPSS from the coding sequence ATGAAGGATGGTCCGCAAACCGGCTCTCCGCGCCCCACCGTTGGCCGCCCGGGGCTGCTCGCCGCCGGCTGTCTCGGTCTGACGGCCCTGCTCTTGGGCTGCGGTGACGGTGAGCCGCTCCAGCTGCCGACGGTACTCCGAGGCCACGAGGAAGTACGGCTCCTCGACGATGGGCAGGCAATGCCGGTGGCGTTGAATGCCGAGCAGCCCTTGGGGCTCTGTCTCGAGGTGGATCCGGCCACCGACACCTCGCGCTGGGAGGCACGGCTCGACTTCGGCCGGCGACCGTCTCCGGACGGCTTCCAGCCCGCCACCGCCCGCATGGGGCGCACCCTCTGCTTCGATGCCCTGCCACCGCCGGAAGCAGCGGCCTCCGGCCGGGTCGAGCTGTGCGGCGAGCTGGTGGACCGCTTCGACGACCGCCGTTTCCGTCTCCCCTGCAGGTCCTTGCTCTTCTCCGGTGACGGTCCGCAGCACCGACGCCTGGTCGAGGAGTTAGACGAAGTCCTCGCTGCTTCCTATCGGACCGATGTCTTCCGGCTGGCGGAGCAGCTGGACGGGCTGTCGAAGCGTGCCCAAGAGGCCGGATGGCCGCTGCTGGAGGTACGCCTCGACCTGATCCTGGTGCACTTTCTGACCCTCGACGGCAGTCCCCGAGCTCTGGACGAGGCCCGGCGCCGGCTCGACGCCTTGCCCCCGTGGCTGGCGACGCCGGAGACCAGCGCCCGCGGCGCCCAGGCGGCGTATCAGAGAGCTCTCTTCGCCCTCGACGCCGAACAGCGGCTGGGGGATGCCTGGACTTTCCTCTTGCAGGCGGAGCAGCGGTACCGGCGCATCGCCGACCCGAATCGCTTCCTGGTCACCGTGCAGCAGGCGGCGATCCTGACCCAGGTCGGCTCCCGGGGGGAAGCGGTCCAACGTCTGTCCATGGCCATCTCCGATTGCGCCACCATGCCCTGCGACGAGGATCTGCTGGCTCACGCCCGGGGTGAGCTGGCCTGGCTGATCCTCCTCGATCCCTACGCCTTGGAAAGGGAGCTGCAGAAGGCGGAGACCAATCTCCTCGCCGGCCTCGACGTTCTGGACGAATCCCGCTACCCGCTGGAGGTAGCCAACCAATGGATCAACCTCGCCTATCTGCGGGTGCGTCAGGGGCACTCTCCGGCAGCGGAGCTGCAGCGGGCCGAAGGTCTGCTGGGGCAACAGCATCCAGATGGCGAGCAGCACGACGACGGGGATCTCGACGGAGAAGACCTGCGGGGCGAAGGCGTGGGCCGGCTGCTCGACTGGGCCGGGCTGGTGCGGGGGGTCGCCGCCCTGGACAACGGCGTTCTGGAGCGCGCCGTGGCCCTGTGCGGCGAGCTCGCCGGCGGCAACGATCCGCAGCTCTCGGCCTGGGCGCTGAGCTGCTTGGGCCGCGCTCATCGCCGAGCCGGCGACCTGGAGCGCGCCGCCTGGGCGTTCGATCAAGCCCTGCTGCGCCATGAGTTCGGTCAGCCCGAGGACATCGATCAGCAGCTCTCCCTGGCCCCCGGCCAGCGCGCCGACGACTTTGCCCGGGCAGCGCGACTGGAAGTCGAACGCGGCTCTCCCGAGGCCGCCTGGGAGCTGCTGGCCCGCCTCGACCTGCTGAGCGCCGACGAGAGCGAACGACGCCGCTGTCGAGAGCAGGCAGAGGACCCGGAGATCCTCCGGCGCTGGGACGAGATCGAGACCGAATCCCGCCTGTTGATGCAGCAGCTGGTGGAGCTGGCCACGCCGGCGGCAGGACAGCGGCGGGAGCAGGCGGAGTCCATTCGGCGCCAGCTCCAGGAGCGTTTGAGTCAACTGTGGCGCCAGTGGCCCGGGTGCCGGCGAGCCCCGGACCGTCAGGAGAACGGCCTCGATTTCCGCGCAGTGGCCCTCGAGGATGAGATCCTCTTGCTCCACCGCCTCCACGACGGCTCGGTAAAGGTGGAAAAACGAACGGATTTACCCCGCGAGCACCTGGTACAGATCACCGGACGCATCGAGCAAGCACTCTCCCGCCGGGACCTGGACGATGGTGCGTGGCGGCAGCTGGTGACCCCCTTGGCAAGAGCCCTTCTACCCCGGGGAGCAGCCGACCGGGAAAGCTCCGGCGAGCCCCTCACCTTCGCCCTCCATGGGCTGCTCCAGACCGTGCCCCTGGGGGCGTTGCCGGTGCTCGATGCCGGCACGAGCGCCGACGACGGCGGGACCGAAGACGGGCCTCGCTGGTTCGCGAGCACGACCACCGTGGTGCTGCGACCGGCGGGCACCCGACCATCGAGCCCGGCGCGTCCAGCCCAGGATGATCGGCCGCTGCCCGAGGGCGCTCCGCGGCCGGTCTTCGTGGTCGATCCCCGCGGCGACCTGGCGGGCGCCGGCGGCCTGCTGGCCACCTATCGTCAACTCTTCCCGGAGGCCCGGGTGCTGGCCGGGCGCGAGGCCACCGCCGAGGCCTTCCGAGCCGCCCTGCCGGCGGCGGCCTGGCTGCACGTGGACGCCCACGGGCTCTATGACTCGGCATTTCCGGAGCTCTCGGCAATCCAGCTGGCGGACCGGCCGCTGCCGCTGGTGGAGCTGGCGGAGCTACCCACGGGATTCCGCTTCGCCAATCTCAGCGGCTGCCAAACCGGACGCTGGCCCACCACCGCCGACAGCGGCCGATACGGCGTCGCCGGCTTGCTCAGCCGGCTCGGGGTGACCTGGGTCATCGGCAGCCGTTGGGACCTGGAGGATGCGGTGGCGGAGGGCTTCAATCGCAGCTTCTATCAGCGTCTGGCGGCAGGGGATGCGATCCCTCTGGCCCACCGTCGGGCTTTGGCCTCCGTGCAATCCAGGTTCCCGGCGGTGAGCTGGGCCGGCCTGCTGCTGCTCGGCGACGCCAATAGCTCGGGGGCAAACCGGCCCTCGTCATGA
- a CDS encoding FxsA family protein — MFLRLLGLFIVVPAVELVLLIEIGRRIGPLPTVALIIFTGFLGAALARHQGLGVLRTIQKEMAAGQLPAGSLVDGVVLLLAAAVLMTPGVLTDALGFLCLVPATRRVIKAWLWRRLERAVRRGSVRVTMDGGGFRPRSQDRSSPEVWDVTATPVEEDSEEDSGDPPPALPPG, encoded by the coding sequence GTGTTCCTGCGTCTGCTGGGGCTGTTCATCGTCGTACCCGCCGTCGAGCTGGTGCTGCTGATCGAGATCGGCCGCCGCATTGGTCCGTTGCCTACCGTCGCGCTGATCATTTTCACCGGTTTCTTGGGCGCCGCCCTGGCGCGCCACCAGGGTTTGGGAGTGCTGCGCACCATCCAGAAGGAGATGGCCGCCGGGCAGTTGCCGGCGGGGTCGCTGGTGGATGGCGTGGTGTTGCTGCTGGCGGCGGCGGTGTTGATGACCCCCGGGGTGCTCACCGACGCCCTGGGCTTCCTATGCCTGGTTCCGGCGACCCGGCGGGTGATCAAGGCCTGGCTGTGGCGGCGGCTGGAGCGAGCGGTGCGGCGGGGCTCGGTACGGGTGACCATGGACGGTGGGGGATTCCGCCCGCGGTCTCAGGACCGGTCGTCCCCCGAGGTTTGGGATGTCACCGCCACCCCGGTGGAGGAGGATTCGGAGGAGGACTCCGGCGATCCGCCCCCGGCGTTGCCGCCGGGCTGA